In Leuconostocaceae bacterium ESL0723, the following proteins share a genomic window:
- a CDS encoding phosphocarrier protein HPr — MAETKEFKIIAETGIHARPATLLVQAASKFVSDVTLSYQGKEVNLKSIMGVMSLGVGHGAEVTIKADGKDEKEAIDAITKVMQDEGLAK; from the coding sequence ATGGCGGAAACGAAGGAATTTAAAATTATCGCTGAAACGGGTATCCATGCCCGCCCTGCAACTTTGCTGGTCCAGGCCGCTTCCAAATTTGTTTCTGATGTAACCCTGTCATACCAGGGTAAAGAAGTTAACCTGAAGTCCATCATGGGTGTGATGTCACTGGGTGTCGGCCACGGTGCCGAAGTGACAATCAAGGCCGATGGCAAGGACGAGAAGGAAGCCATCGATGCCATCACCAAGGTGATGCAAGACGAAGGTCTGGCCAAGTAA
- a CDS encoding L-threonylcarbamoyladenylate synthase has protein sequence METQAFKPELADLKKAAQLIDDGELVAFPTETVYGLGADATNPAAVKKVFEAKGRPADNPLIVTVADPKQVADFAQVSAAAQVLMDHFWPGSLTIILPTKPKHLDDVVTGGLPTAAFRLPDNQATQELIKLAGVPLVGPSANTSGKPSPTTAAHVWHDMDHKIAGIIDDGPTTVGVESTVVDLSVSPATILRTGAVTEEELEQVLDEPVIDVTQPTAVDDAVHPKAPGMKYRHYAPDKPVVMFDPLDAGELAKALQGSDAVMALDDTLAQLPAGQTKTWSLGKDYQSASEQLFAGLRYFDDQGDVQRIYVERLPEIGLGRAYNNRLAKASGNQFFQAD, from the coding sequence ATGGAAACGCAGGCATTTAAACCAGAATTAGCAGACTTAAAAAAAGCCGCCCAGTTGATTGACGATGGGGAATTGGTGGCCTTTCCGACCGAAACCGTCTATGGCTTAGGCGCAGACGCTACCAACCCCGCGGCGGTCAAAAAGGTCTTTGAAGCCAAGGGACGGCCGGCGGACAACCCCTTGATTGTGACCGTGGCTGACCCTAAACAGGTCGCTGACTTTGCCCAGGTTTCAGCCGCAGCGCAAGTGCTGATGGACCATTTCTGGCCAGGTTCATTAACCATTATTTTGCCGACGAAACCAAAACACTTGGATGACGTCGTGACTGGGGGCCTGCCGACTGCGGCCTTTCGCCTGCCCGATAACCAGGCGACCCAGGAGTTAATTAAGCTGGCCGGGGTGCCCCTGGTGGGGCCCAGCGCTAACACCTCGGGGAAGCCTTCGCCAACGACGGCCGCCCATGTCTGGCATGACATGGATCACAAGATTGCCGGTATCATTGATGACGGCCCCACCACGGTCGGGGTTGAATCGACGGTGGTCGATCTTTCGGTCAGCCCGGCCACGATTTTGCGGACTGGGGCGGTGACCGAGGAGGAGTTGGAGCAGGTTTTGGATGAACCAGTCATCGACGTGACCCAGCCAACCGCGGTTGATGATGCCGTCCACCCCAAGGCGCCAGGGATGAAGTACCGCCACTATGCACCGGACAAGCCGGTCGTGATGTTTGATCCACTAGATGCCGGCGAACTGGCCAAGGCTTTGCAGGGCAGTGATGCCGTCATGGCCCTAGACGACACCCTGGCCCAGCTACCGGCTGGCCAGACAAAAACCTGGTCACTGGGTAAGGACTATCAAAGTGCCAGTGAGCAACTTTTTGCCGGCCTGCGTTACTTTGATGATCAGGGTGATGTGCAGCGAATTTATGTCGAACGCCTGCCGGAAATCGGTCTGGGTAGGGCCTATAATAACCGGTTAGCCAAGGCGAGCGGTAACCAATTTTTTCAGGCGGATTAA
- the prmC gene encoding peptide chain release factor N(5)-glutamine methyltransferase: MAGSQTGLAGRPPRISLLEARKWALAELAAAGYPADQAADDLDFLLSGALDMNYGMLRANITRTMPAELAQVWPTWVAQLIKQVPPQYILGQAPFYGREFAVDDRVLIPRPETELLVEWILKDWPKLDRPVKVLDLGTGSGAILATLALEKPGQVAGLATDISAAALVVAQQNFKRLGATGLATQVSDVWSEIAPQQFDLVVSNPPYIDHDHLDEVDDRVDQAEPGLALYAENHGLAIYQAIAAQLGAYLAPQGAAYFEIGYDQGQAVKEIMAAALPTASVEVLQDFAGLDRMIKVQNHGNAGI, translated from the coding sequence ATGGCCGGTTCTCAGACTGGATTAGCCGGGCGGCCACCGCGGATTTCATTGCTAGAAGCCCGAAAATGGGCCCTGGCTGAGCTAGCAGCAGCGGGTTACCCGGCTGACCAGGCCGCTGATGACCTAGATTTTTTGCTGAGTGGGGCCCTGGACATGAATTACGGTATGCTCCGGGCCAATATTACCCGGACCATGCCGGCCGAACTCGCCCAGGTCTGGCCGACTTGGGTGGCCCAGCTAATCAAGCAGGTACCACCCCAGTACATTCTGGGCCAGGCGCCTTTTTACGGCCGGGAGTTTGCCGTTGATGACCGGGTCTTGATTCCACGGCCGGAAACCGAACTCCTGGTGGAGTGGATTTTAAAGGACTGGCCCAAGCTCGACCGTCCGGTTAAAGTCTTAGACCTTGGCACTGGCAGTGGGGCAATCTTGGCGACCCTGGCCTTAGAGAAACCGGGCCAAGTGGCGGGCTTGGCGACTGATATTTCAGCAGCGGCTTTGGTCGTGGCCCAGCAGAATTTTAAGCGCCTGGGCGCTACTGGACTGGCCACCCAGGTATCAGATGTTTGGTCTGAAATCGCGCCCCAGCAATTTGACCTGGTCGTCTCTAATCCACCCTATATTGACCACGACCATCTAGATGAGGTTGATGACCGGGTTGACCAGGCCGAACCCGGCCTGGCCCTGTATGCTGAAAATCACGGTCTGGCAATCTACCAGGCCATTGCCGCCCAGTTGGGGGCTTATCTGGCACCGCAAGGGGCCGCTTACTTTGAAATTGGTTATGACCAGGGGCAGGCCGTCAAGGAAATTATGGCAGCAGCCCTGCCGACCGCTTCAGTTGAAGTGCTGCAGGACTTTGCCGGTCTAGACCGAATGATTAAGGTACAAAATCATGGAAACGCAGGCATTTAA
- the prfA gene encoding peptide chain release factor 1, which produces MDPIFEQLQTVVDRYDELNQMLADPAVMDDSNRYMELSKEAGSIRETVETFQQYQQVIQEWEDAHELLGDSEMADLAKEDIAELKPKKAALEEQLKVLMLPKDPNDDKNIIMEIRGAAGGDESALFAADLLNMYRRYAETQNWHLEIIDESPTEIGGYKEVVAMISGDRVYSKLKFENGAHRVQRVPATETQGRIHTSTATVGVMPEFEEVDAEGLIDPKDVREDVYRASGAGGQHVNKTSSAIRLTHEPTGITVAMQDERSQQQNRVKAWKILNARVYDHFAQQNEAEYAEQRKTAVGSGDRSERIRTYNYPQNRVTDHRIGLTLNKLDRVMNGELGEIIDALVLAEQTAKLGDLI; this is translated from the coding sequence ATGGATCCGATTTTTGAACAATTACAGACGGTCGTTGACCGCTACGATGAACTGAACCAGATGTTGGCTGACCCAGCGGTCATGGATGATTCCAACCGCTACATGGAACTCTCCAAGGAAGCTGGTAGCATCCGCGAAACGGTGGAAACTTTCCAGCAGTACCAGCAGGTTATCCAGGAGTGGGAGGATGCCCACGAGTTGCTCGGTGACAGTGAGATGGCTGATTTGGCGAAGGAAGATATTGCCGAGTTGAAGCCTAAGAAGGCGGCCTTAGAGGAACAGCTCAAGGTCTTGATGCTGCCCAAGGACCCCAACGATGATAAGAACATTATCATGGAAATCCGCGGGGCCGCCGGTGGGGATGAGTCGGCCCTCTTTGCGGCTGACTTGCTGAACATGTACCGCCGTTACGCTGAAACCCAGAACTGGCACCTGGAAATCATCGATGAAAGTCCCACTGAAATCGGTGGTTACAAGGAAGTTGTGGCCATGATTAGTGGTGACCGGGTCTATTCCAAGTTGAAGTTTGAAAACGGGGCCCACCGGGTTCAGCGGGTGCCGGCGACCGAAACCCAGGGTCGGATTCACACCAGTACGGCCACGGTGGGAGTTATGCCTGAATTTGAGGAAGTTGACGCCGAAGGTTTGATTGACCCCAAGGATGTGCGCGAAGATGTGTACCGGGCCAGTGGTGCCGGTGGTCAGCACGTCAATAAGACCAGTTCGGCCATTCGGCTGACCCACGAACCAACTGGGATTACGGTTGCCATGCAGGATGAACGTTCCCAGCAGCAAAACCGGGTCAAGGCCTGGAAGATTTTAAACGCCCGGGTTTATGACCACTTTGCCCAGCAAAACGAGGCGGAATACGCCGAACAGCGCAAAACCGCAGTTGGTTCCGGGGACCGCTCCGAACGGATTCGGACCTATAACTATCCCCAAAACCGGGTGACGGACCACAGGATTGGCCTGACCTTAAACAAGTTGGACCGGGTGATGAACGGGGAACTGGGTGAAATCATTGACGCCCTGGTGCTGGCTGAGCAGACCGCAAAGTTGGGAGACCTGATTTAA
- a CDS encoding thymidine kinase, with translation MAQLFFEYGAMASGKSIEILKVAHNYESQGRRVLLLTPLVDDRYGVGKITSRIGLSRPAQVVQPDQDLYATIAAMYVEPPAVVLVDEAQFLSAQQVEQLAYVVDSLDIPVMAFGLKQDAFNHLFEGSQRLIELADKLEEMKTICSFCGKKATTQLRMVDGRPQYEGEQVLIGGDDTYIPTCRYHWYHPVIADRGVEPGE, from the coding sequence GTGGCACAGTTATTTTTTGAGTACGGCGCCATGGCGTCGGGCAAGTCAATTGAAATTTTAAAGGTGGCCCACAACTACGAGTCCCAGGGACGGCGGGTCCTCCTACTAACCCCACTGGTTGATGACCGTTACGGGGTCGGCAAGATTACCAGCCGGATTGGTCTATCGCGACCAGCCCAGGTGGTGCAACCGGACCAGGATTTGTATGCCACGATTGCGGCCATGTATGTCGAACCACCGGCCGTGGTCCTGGTTGACGAGGCCCAGTTTCTCAGTGCTCAGCAGGTTGAGCAGTTGGCCTACGTGGTCGACAGCCTCGATATTCCAGTCATGGCCTTTGGCCTGAAACAAGATGCCTTTAACCATCTCTTTGAAGGCTCCCAGCGTTTAATCGAGCTGGCTGATAAATTAGAGGAAATGAAAACAATCTGCTCCTTTTGCGGCAAGAAGGCCACGACTCAGCTACGGATGGTTGATGGTCGGCCGCAGTATGAGGGTGAGCAGGTGCTGATTGGTGGGGATGACACCTACATTCCTACCTGCCGCTACCATTGGTACCACCCGGTCATCGCTGACCGTGGGGTTGAACCGGGCGAGTGA
- a CDS encoding Mur ligase family protein, whose product MTFKSSLAKSTARLSYWVLHNLLHRGGTSLPGKLAVSIDPDILSQVAADFDLIIVTGTNGKTLTTALITRVLKAGGYTVITNPSGSNMIQGITGTLLTTPIQPSPNGKRPVAVLEVDEANVAQVAKAIPPKVFVLTNIFRDQLDRYGEIYTTYDKIVAGIKEAPDAKVLANGDSPIFARGDFPNPRIYYGFNHIPADQYQDEKPPHNTDGILSPGDNEVLHYHFITYANLGYYYSEHQDFQRPHLTYQVTSVDKLTPNYSDFSIDGTPLRIEIGGLYNIYNALAAFAVGREFGVTPDEIKTAFESNAQIFGRQEALKVGDKDVTILLIKNPVGTNTVIDMMLTDDQPYSLIVLLNANYADGIDTSWIWDAEFESLKKGQLKAIATGGQRYRDITVRLKMADFDLAGTYPDLGQIVAAIEAMPTKKVYIAATYTAMLQLREQLRNQGYIKEEF is encoded by the coding sequence ATGACATTTAAAAGCAGTTTGGCCAAATCAACCGCCCGCCTGAGCTACTGGGTTTTGCACAATCTCTTACACCGTGGTGGCACCAGCCTGCCCGGCAAACTTGCCGTGTCCATTGACCCCGATATCCTTAGCCAGGTAGCGGCCGACTTTGACCTGATCATTGTCACAGGTACCAATGGTAAGACCCTGACCACCGCCCTGATTACCCGAGTGCTCAAGGCCGGTGGCTACACGGTCATCACCAACCCCTCTGGTTCGAACATGATCCAGGGGATTACCGGGACCTTGCTGACGACCCCCATCCAACCTTCACCAAATGGGAAGCGGCCGGTGGCCGTCCTGGAGGTCGACGAGGCCAATGTGGCCCAGGTGGCCAAGGCCATTCCGCCTAAGGTGTTTGTCCTCACCAACATTTTCCGGGACCAGCTGGACCGTTATGGCGAAATCTATACCACCTATGACAAAATCGTGGCTGGTATCAAAGAGGCACCCGATGCCAAGGTCCTAGCTAACGGTGATTCACCAATCTTTGCCCGTGGTGACTTTCCCAACCCGCGGATTTACTACGGCTTTAACCACATCCCCGCCGACCAGTACCAGGATGAAAAGCCACCGCACAACACCGATGGCATTCTTTCCCCTGGCGACAATGAGGTCCTCCATTACCACTTTATCACCTATGCCAACCTTGGCTACTACTACAGTGAGCACCAGGACTTCCAGCGCCCCCACCTGACCTACCAGGTGACCAGCGTGGACAAGCTGACGCCCAACTATTCCGACTTTAGTATCGACGGTACGCCGCTGCGAATTGAAATCGGAGGCCTTTACAATATTTATAACGCCCTGGCCGCCTTCGCGGTGGGTCGTGAGTTTGGCGTAACCCCCGACGAAATCAAGACCGCCTTTGAGTCTAATGCCCAGATTTTTGGCCGCCAAGAAGCCCTCAAGGTCGGTGACAAGGACGTCACCATCCTGCTAATTAAAAACCCGGTCGGCACCAACACAGTGATTGACATGATGCTAACTGACGACCAACCCTACTCACTGATTGTCCTGCTAAATGCCAATTATGCCGACGGCATTGACACTTCCTGGATTTGGGATGCTGAATTTGAGTCGCTGAAAAAGGGTCAGCTCAAGGCAATTGCGACCGGTGGTCAGCGTTACCGCGATATCACCGTCCGCTTGAAGATGGCTGATTTCGACCTGGCGGGTACCTACCCCGACTTGGGTCAGATTGTAGCGGCCATCGAGGCCATGCCAACTAAGAAGGTTTACATCGCGGCCACTTACACGGCCATGCTCCAGCTCCGTGAGCAGCTCCGCAACCAAGGCTACATCAAGGAGGAATTTTAA
- a CDS encoding glutamine amidotransferase: protein MAEPTYEINVAHLYGDLMNTYGDYGNIIALRYYAEQIGVTINVSLVSLGDDFDPAKYDFVLFGGGQDYEETVVARDLKGKAQELKTYIEEDGPMLAVCGGFQLLGHYMEMADGTRVDGIGVMDHYTTNMTDDQVHTQKGKRLTGDITIKNNETGEEYHGFENHQGRTFLGQGERALGTVVSGQGNNGQDGSEGVIYNKVYGSYFHGPIFTRNGNLAKRVLADALTRKYPDVDWTAKLEKVPAESF, encoded by the coding sequence ATGGCTGAACCGACCTACGAAATCAACGTCGCCCACCTGTACGGGGACTTGATGAACACCTACGGTGATTATGGCAACATTATCGCCCTGCGCTACTATGCCGAGCAAATCGGAGTCACGATTAACGTTAGCCTGGTTTCGCTGGGGGATGACTTTGACCCGGCGAAATACGACTTCGTTCTCTTTGGCGGTGGCCAGGATTACGAAGAAACCGTAGTTGCCCGCGACTTGAAGGGCAAGGCCCAGGAACTGAAGACTTATATCGAAGAAGACGGTCCGATGCTGGCCGTCTGTGGTGGTTTCCAACTGCTGGGTCACTACATGGAAATGGCGGACGGTACCCGGGTCGATGGCATTGGCGTCATGGACCACTACACCACCAACATGACCGATGACCAGGTCCACACCCAAAAAGGCAAGCGCCTAACTGGCGATATCACGATTAAGAATAATGAAACCGGCGAAGAGTACCACGGCTTTGAAAACCACCAGGGCCGCACCTTCCTAGGTCAGGGCGAACGGGCCCTGGGCACAGTGGTGAGTGGCCAGGGGAACAATGGCCAGGATGGCAGTGAGGGCGTGATTTACAACAAGGTCTACGGATCTTACTTCCACGGCCCAATCTTCACCCGCAACGGCAACCTGGCCAAGCGGGTCTTAGCCGACGCCCTAACGCGCAAGTATCCCGACGTGGACTGGACGGCAAAGCTGGAGAAGGTACCAGCTGAATCATTTTAA
- a CDS encoding putrescine aminotransferase: MSETTSGGDKQTVIDDLDRVLGYIDSDKLTDNQKDQMTKDTLHYFDEYVSPGWLKYRKSVSTDAAVLEWNDHGAIINGLRGETFIDCLGGFGIYTCGHRNEYILNTVKKQLDHQALHSQELLDPLRGYLAKAVADITPGDLEKCFFTNGGAEAVEMALKLARIATGGSWFISAVGAFHGKSMGAISMGGKDTYRKPYIPMVQQVQHVEYGNAEDVRKAVRNLVAVGEKVAGVILEPVQGESGIVVPPKGYLKEVREICDEYDVALIFDEIQCGMGRTGSMFRCEEEGVVPDILTYGKAFGGGIMPITGLICRPKMWVQELVDNPWLLGSPTFGGNPACCSAALATISYMLKEDIPGQARDKGNYLIGKIKEFAEEFPDLIQEVRGVGLMIGVEFNTNDMGYDFSKKLFSKGVLTAGTLVNSKTIRFEPPAIISYEQLDTVIERMHESLAETKQDFAV, from the coding sequence ATGAGTGAAACTACTAGTGGTGGCGACAAGCAAACTGTGATTGACGATTTGGACCGCGTATTAGGTTATATCGATAGCGACAAGCTAACTGATAATCAAAAAGATCAGATGACCAAGGATACGCTTCATTACTTTGATGAATACGTCTCACCAGGATGGTTAAAGTATCGTAAATCGGTCTCAACCGATGCGGCCGTTTTGGAATGGAATGACCACGGGGCAATCATTAATGGCCTGCGCGGCGAAACCTTCATCGACTGTTTGGGTGGGTTTGGTATCTACACCTGTGGTCATCGAAATGAATATATTTTAAACACTGTTAAGAAACAACTGGATCACCAAGCCCTCCATTCTCAGGAATTGTTGGACCCATTACGAGGCTATCTTGCCAAGGCTGTGGCCGATATTACGCCGGGCGATTTGGAAAAGTGTTTTTTCACTAACGGTGGGGCCGAAGCCGTTGAAATGGCGTTGAAGTTGGCCCGGATTGCTACCGGTGGTAGTTGGTTCATTTCGGCAGTTGGCGCCTTCCACGGAAAGTCGATGGGCGCCATCTCAATGGGTGGTAAAGATACCTATCGCAAGCCTTACATTCCAATGGTCCAACAGGTGCAACACGTTGAATATGGTAATGCCGAAGATGTACGCAAAGCGGTCCGTAATTTGGTAGCCGTTGGTGAAAAAGTTGCCGGTGTTATTTTGGAACCGGTTCAAGGTGAATCAGGAATCGTTGTGCCACCAAAGGGTTATCTGAAGGAAGTTCGCGAGATTTGTGACGAGTACGACGTTGCCTTAATCTTCGATGAGATTCAGTGTGGCATGGGCCGGACTGGTTCAATGTTCCGTTGTGAAGAAGAAGGGGTTGTCCCAGACATTCTTACTTATGGAAAAGCTTTCGGTGGTGGTATCATGCCAATTACTGGTTTGATTTGCCGTCCTAAGATGTGGGTCCAGGAACTGGTTGATAACCCATGGCTATTGGGTTCACCAACCTTTGGTGGAAACCCAGCTTGTTGTTCGGCTGCCCTGGCAACGATTTCTTACATGCTTAAGGAGGATATTCCTGGTCAAGCTAGGGACAAGGGGAACTACCTAATTGGCAAAATTAAAGAATTTGCCGAAGAATTCCCAGATCTGATTCAAGAAGTGCGTGGGGTCGGCTTAATGATTGGGGTTGAGTTTAACACGAACGACATGGGCTATGACTTCTCTAAGAAGTTGTTCTCAAAGGGCGTGCTGACGGCTGGGACGCTCGTTAATTCGAAGACAATTCGGTTCGAGCCACCTGCAATTATTTCATACGAACAATTGGACACGGTGATTGAACGGATGCATGAGTCATTGGCTGAAACTAAGCAGGACTTTGCTGTTTAA
- a CDS encoding ABC transporter permease, translated as MDSKRSTISKNIFIGLVFAFMYLPILVIIVFSFNTSAMNILFEGFTVKWYGSVFSNYQIMSSLENSLIVGILSTAIATFIGTLGAVAMDRYNFFGKQFLDKVLYIPIVIPEVVLGISLLAIYSIAGIPLSIFSLILAHVTFCIPFVVLTVRARLAGIDQSMEEAAQDLGANKFTAFTMITLPLLLPGIISGAAFSFVLSLDDVIISFFTSGPASTTFPLQVYSMVKTGISPEIDAISTLMMLFLIVVILINAVMKSRKIKKARR; from the coding sequence ATGGATAGTAAACGTTCGACAATATCTAAAAACATTTTCATTGGTCTAGTGTTCGCCTTTATGTATCTACCAATCTTGGTGATTATTGTTTTTTCGTTCAACACTTCGGCCATGAATATCTTGTTTGAAGGCTTCACCGTTAAATGGTATGGTAGCGTCTTTAGCAATTATCAAATCATGTCGTCACTGGAAAACTCGCTTATTGTTGGCATTTTAAGCACAGCGATTGCTACCTTCATCGGTACCTTAGGTGCCGTTGCCATGGATCGCTACAACTTTTTTGGTAAACAATTTTTAGACAAAGTTTTGTACATTCCAATCGTTATTCCTGAAGTAGTTTTGGGGATTTCGTTGCTAGCAATCTATTCCATTGCGGGCATTCCACTCAGTATTTTTTCATTAATTTTAGCGCACGTGACCTTTTGTATACCCTTTGTCGTACTGACGGTTCGCGCACGTTTAGCGGGCATCGACCAATCAATGGAAGAGGCGGCCCAGGACCTTGGTGCCAACAAATTCACGGCGTTTACCATGATCACCTTGCCCTTATTATTACCCGGAATTATTAGTGGGGCGGCCTTCTCATTTGTTCTCTCACTAGACGACGTGATTATTAGTTTTTTCACCAGTGGTCCAGCCAGCACCACCTTTCCCTTGCAAGTTTATTCAATGGTTAAAACGGGTATCTCACCGGAGATTGATGCCATTTCAACCTTGATGATGTTGTTCTTGATTGTCGTTATCTTGATTAACGCAGTTATGAAATCTCGCAAAATTAAGAAGGCGCGGAGGTAA
- a CDS encoding ABC transporter permease, with amino-acid sequence METIDHSSRVESVDSNTLKKRTLFVQLIIKWIQILPVYVWMLLLVVIPMTYILFMSFMSRDYYGGIVYKFNLSNYVQVFNVDNLKIYWQSILIGLISTAICLAIAFPFALFIAQKGPIAKTMLMALVIVPSVSNSLVRLFSWITLLRKTGFVNTTLEKLGIIKEPLQMVYNNGAVVLGMVYLLLMFMIIPIFNSLDRIDHNLVEAAQDLGASKWQVLKEIVIPISLPGVFAGCILVFIPSLGYFFVSDVMGGGTSITMGNLIENQFEFSRNWPLGAAISVMLIVLTIILLVMFTRRGGKIEDLT; translated from the coding sequence ATGGAGACAATTGATCACAGCTCACGAGTTGAATCCGTCGATTCAAACACGCTCAAGAAACGAACACTGTTTGTACAACTAATCATCAAATGGATTCAAATTTTACCGGTGTACGTATGGATGTTACTACTTGTCGTTATTCCAATGACATACATATTATTTATGAGCTTTATGTCTCGTGATTATTATGGCGGTATCGTCTACAAATTTAATTTAAGCAACTATGTTCAGGTGTTTAACGTCGATAATTTAAAGATTTATTGGCAGTCAATCCTAATTGGACTAATTAGCACTGCGATTTGCCTAGCAATTGCTTTCCCATTCGCGCTCTTTATTGCGCAAAAGGGACCGATTGCCAAGACCATGTTAATGGCCTTGGTCATTGTGCCATCGGTTTCAAATTCGCTCGTGCGACTATTTAGCTGGATAACCTTACTTAGAAAAACCGGTTTTGTGAATACGACCTTAGAAAAACTGGGCATTATCAAGGAACCACTTCAAATGGTGTACAACAACGGGGCGGTCGTCCTGGGGATGGTCTACTTACTCTTAATGTTCATGATCATTCCAATCTTTAACTCGTTAGACCGGATTGACCATAACCTGGTTGAAGCAGCCCAAGATTTAGGTGCTTCCAAGTGGCAGGTACTAAAAGAAATCGTAATTCCAATTTCATTACCAGGGGTTTTTGCCGGTTGTATCCTGGTCTTCATCCCGTCATTAGGCTATTTCTTTGTCAGTGATGTAATGGGTGGCGGCACCAGTATTACCATGGGTAATTTGATTGAAAATCAATTTGAATTTTCTAGGAATTGGCCGTTGGGAGCAGCGATTTCAGTCATGTTGATTGTATTAACGATTATTTTGCTAGTCATGTTCACCCGTCGCGGTGGCAAGATTGAGGATTTGACATAA
- a CDS encoding ABC transporter ATP-binding protein has product MGEMIELSDINKSFGDIQIIKDLDMTIHEGEFLTMLGPSGCGKTTTLRMISGFEEPTTGTIKLENKVVQNLPPNKRRVNTVFQNYALFPNMTVSENIAFGLKMAKVPKEEQKERIARALKLVQLEKYHNHKLDQLSGGQKQRIAIARAIVNRPKVLLLDEPLSALDLKLRKAMQIELKRLQRKLGITFVYVTHDQEEALMMSDRIAVMNNGHLEQIADPKTLYEQPATRFVAEFIGESNIFEGTTTTDDQGQTSVTIDDGMYLPVNKPLDNQKMVDVVVRPEKIKVAKEPVAGFHIPATIIENYYAGNVIKSVLNLEDGTEIKMTTDNNGHVIPVGTKVFVYWQLDDAIIVSSDTKVTAEVAN; this is encoded by the coding sequence ATGGGTGAAATGATTGAACTAAGCGACATTAATAAAAGTTTTGGTGACATTCAAATCATTAAGGACTTGGACATGACGATTCATGAAGGCGAGTTCCTAACGATGCTAGGGCCATCTGGTTGTGGTAAAACCACAACGTTACGAATGATTTCGGGATTTGAAGAGCCGACGACTGGCACGATTAAGCTCGAAAATAAGGTGGTACAGAACTTGCCGCCTAACAAGCGGCGGGTCAATACGGTCTTTCAAAATTACGCATTATTTCCGAATATGACCGTTTCGGAAAACATTGCCTTTGGATTAAAGATGGCTAAAGTGCCCAAAGAGGAACAAAAAGAACGAATTGCCAGGGCCTTAAAACTGGTGCAACTGGAAAAATATCATAATCATAAATTGGATCAGTTATCCGGTGGGCAAAAGCAGCGGATTGCGATTGCACGGGCGATTGTTAACCGTCCTAAAGTCTTGTTGCTAGATGAACCGTTATCCGCCTTGGATTTGAAGTTACGCAAAGCCATGCAAATTGAGCTGAAAAGATTACAGCGCAAACTAGGTATTACCTTTGTTTACGTCACCCATGATCAGGAAGAAGCCCTGATGATGAGTGATCGGATTGCGGTTATGAATAACGGCCACTTGGAACAAATCGCCGATCCTAAAACCCTCTACGAACAGCCCGCAACTCGATTTGTGGCCGAATTCATCGGGGAATCTAATATTTTTGAGGGTACCACGACCACCGATGATCAGGGACAAACGAGCGTCACGATTGACGATGGCATGTACTTACCGGTCAACAAACCATTGGATAATCAAAAAATGGTCGATGTCGTTGTTCGTCCGGAAAAAATCAAGGTGGCTAAGGAACCAGTTGCTGGCTTCCACATTCCAGCCACGATTATTGAAAATTATTATGCCGGCAACGTGATTAAGTCGGTTTTGAATTTGGAAGATGGCACCGAAATTAAGATGACCACCGACAACAACGGTCATGTCATCCCAGTTGGCACTAAAGTGTTTGTTTACTGGCAGTTGGATGACGCGATTATTGTTTCAAGTGATACGAAAGTAACTGCAGAAGTTGCGAACTAA